The Paenibacillus amylolyticus genome contains the following window.
CCACATCATGGCAAAACTCCCCAAGATCGCATATCCATATATAACAAACCTTGGGCTGCGCTGCATGAAGAATAGAAGAGCAAAACCTCCTGCAGCTACAGCAGAGATTTTGAATGAGCCCAGTGCGGTTAGGAATGCAGTATAAGGAAATAGATAAAGACGTGAATCTGAATTCAGATAAAATAATTGCTGAATTTGATCATCCAGACGAATAATAGAATCATCGCCCAACCAAGCACCCAGACCTGCCAGGATGAAGACGACCAAAGCGCTGATGACCATGCCAGCCAAACTCCAATTGAGAAGGGGGCGTAACAACATGCCATGGTTTGAACCTGGTGAGGATGGAGTAGACATTTTGCGCGGCATAGTGAGTTTCTCCTTCAGTATGGTAGTAGATGAACATAGATGATAAAGCTATACCCGAAATACCTGTCGAAAAAACTGTAAAAACGTCGCTTTTGTACTATACTATTTAAGATATCCCATGCGGCGTCGTGACGCAAAGCAGAGATGAAATCGGGAGCACAAAGGAGAGAACTCGCATGGAGAGTGCCTTATTAATCAAAGAATACCGTGCAGGCGTTGTAGAATGCGCCCATTACGGACACATAAGTATTACGGATGAGCATGGAAGAATCGTATACTCGGCTGGAGACCCTCATTTTAGAGCGTTTACGCGCTCATCTGCCAAACCGTTTCAAGCTATTCCAGGAATCCGGGCAGGGATTGCCAGTCACTATGGCCTATCCGCACAGGAGATTGCCATTATGTCCTCTTCGCATCGTTCGGAACCGGAGCACATTCGGGTGCTGGAGGAGTTATCCGGTAAAATCGGATTGGGTGAAGAATGCCTGATCTGTGCACCAAGTTACCCGCTTAATGAAGAAAGCCGTAACCAATGGATACGTGGACAAGGGGAGAAACGTCGCATCTTGCATAACTGCTCTGGGAAACATCTGGGCATTCTGGGTATAGTCAGATGAAGCAGGCCGATCTGGGCAGCTACGCTGAACCGGATCATCCTGTACAACGTGAAATTCTCGAAACGTTTGCCGATCTGGCAGGTATTGAGGAAAAAGAGATTAAGCTTGGGACGGATGGCTGCGGCTTTCCGGTATTTTCTTTGCCGTTGTCCGCATTGTCGAACGCCTATCTGAAGCTCGCCTGTCCAGATCTTATCGCCGATCCTTCCACAAGAACAGCTGTAGAGACCATCACATCAGCCATGAATGAACATCCGTTAATGGTAGGTGGCACGGAGCGTGTGGATTCCGTGCTGCTGGAGGACAATAACATTGTAGCGAAGGGTGGATTCAAGGGCGTATTCGGTTTTGGTCTGAAAAAAGAACGATTGGGAATCACCTTTAAGGTACTGGATGGTTCCGAGGAAGAGTGGGCTTATATTACCCAATCCATCCTGAAACAGATTGGTTATTCCAATGAGAGAACCATTGCACGATTGTCTGAAGTGTTCCCTTCCGACATCCGAAATGACGAGGGAACCCTTGTAGGTCATGCAGATAGTGAGTTCATTCTTCACTCACTTGAAGATAGCGTATAACCTTAAGAAGGGGCGTGATTAGAGTTGCCGGACCCCGGGTAAAGATGACATACCAACTGGTATTTATCTAAACAATTCATATACACGCATGGACTGCCGCAGTAATGTGGCAGCTCTAAACCCTTGGAGGTGGATGAACATGATTAAAGTGGTGACATCGGAAGAAAGACATACGTCGGATCGAGGTTGGATACACAGTGAATTCAGCTTTTCCTTTGCGGATTATGATGATCCAAGCAATGCCCATTTTGGCTGTCTGCTGGCTCATAATGAGAACACGCTGATGCCGCAAGAAGGCTTTAAGAAACATCCACATCATGATCTTGAACTTGTCAGTTATGTCATATCAGGTACACTGAAACATACGGATAGTATGGGAACAGAACAATTGCTTGAACCGGGTACAGTCCAGGTCATGAGTGCAGGTACGGGAGTGGAGCATTCGGAGACCAATCCGTCAGCGGATGAACCGGTACGCTTCCTTCAGATGTGGTTCTTGCCATCGGAGCGAATGCTGAAACCGTCCTATACGAATCGGAGAATAGAGCCGCAGGAGCATTTGAATCGTCTATGTCCAATTGTATCCGGGCAAGGGGGCGAGGGAACCGAAGGCGCATTGCCTATTTCCCAGGATGTAACCTGTTACTTGTCGCATTTGGAGTCCGGTAAGAAGTTGATGTATCCGCAACACGAAGATCGACGGACACACCTTTTCCTGATCAGTGGACATGTAGAGATCCAGTGTTCAGATGGCAACTTCAACCTCAAGCCGGGGGATGCCGCACGAATTCGCAAAAGCTGTGATCTGCAAATTACGAGCACAGGCAGTGAACCTGCCGAATTTGTTCTGGTTGACCTGCCTTAAAGTTAAGGATATAAATAGACGAAAAGGACCTGTTTCCACATTGATGTGGAAGACAGGTCCTTTTTTGGGGGGTTAGGATTTACGAAGATTACCCAGTTCCGAAGCGACAGCTTCCACTTCAGATATACTGAGATGTTCTTTACTCAAGATCATTTCATACAGGTCAAACAGATCTTCATATTTCTCAAGTGGGAATGACGAAGCTTGCATGGCGGCACCGCTCGCCATACGAAGTTTGGTTTTAATCGCTTCAATCATATATTCCATATTGGCTGCTGTTGCTTGTGTTAAATCCATCGTTAAGTTCATCCCTTCCGTATCGGAAACTCTTGTTATTGTATCATGATTGGAAGTACTCAGGCCAATGCTTTTGCGGGGAAAGGAAGCATCGGTTACAATGATGGATACAACAACAGAATTTAATGGAAACCTGAGTGTATTGGAGGGAACACAGTTTGGCAGCGTATAAGCGAGAAATGGTTCGCCATCAAGGGAGAGAGTTCCGCAAAGGCGTGCCGGCAGAGAGTCTGGTTTTATTTTTCAAAAATATCCTACAGCTTCACGCTCCAGATGAAATTACATTTGTCTGCATTGGTACCGATCGTTCCACCGGGGATGCTCTGGGTCCGCTGACCGGAAGTTTACTCCAAGAGAACGGAATAGGAAACGTGATGGGCACACTGTCTTCCCCTTGTGATGCGGATACGCTGGAGAAGCAATTGGCACTTATTCCTGTACAACATGCCATCATAGCGATTGATGCATGTCTGGGTCCAAAGCATGCCGTAGGTACATACTATCTTTCGAATAATCCACTCGTCCCGGCTCAATCGGTTGGAGGCAAGCTCCCCCTGTCGGACAGTACAGTGTAGCTGCTGTGGTTAATGCCAATGGACCAAGGCCCTATTCCATTCTTCAGATGACCTCGCTTCACTTGGTTATGGAAATGTCCCGAACGATTGCAGACGCCGTAATTGAAGCATGGAAATGGAGACAAACGTTTCATTCATGATATGCAGGCTTAATAATATACAACCTGAATTATTCAATTCGCGCAGAGAGAGGGATTCATATGGAAAAAGTGATGTGTGATGGAACGACGATTTGTTATGCCGAACAAGGTAAGGGAGAAGCACTCATTTTGCTCCACGGATACTGTGGCAGTTCCTCGTATTGGGATGAGGTCGTACCTGAACTGGCACGCAGCTATCGCTGTATCGTACCTGATCTGCGTGGACACGGAAAAACAGATGCACCTGTAGGAAGTTATACCATCGAACAGATGGGTAACGATGTATTGCAGTTGATGGATGAATTGAATGTGGAAAAGGCGGTCCTTCTGGGACACTCGATGGGGGATATATAGCGCTTTCGATTGCACAACGTCACCCGGAGCGTTTGAATGCATTTGGCCTGATTCATTCCACCGCCTACCCGGATAGTGAAGAAGCCAAGGAGAAACGCCTTCGCGCCGTTTCCACCATTCAAACGGAAGGTATCGTGAATTTTGTAGATGGACTGGTCCCTGGCTTATTTGCACCGGAACATGTGGAATCGTTATCGAAGCAAGTTACACGTGTGAAAGAAATTGGTTACCAAACTGCCCCTCAAGGTGCAGTTGGTGCTGCGCTTGCTATGCGAGAACGCCCGGATCGCCGCGATGTGTTGTCTGCTACACCTTTGCCTGTTCTGCTGGTAGCGGGAGAGAAAGATGCGGTTATCCCGCCAGAACGTACATTTACAAGTGACAAGCCACATATCGTACAGGCTGTTATTGCTGGTGCGGGTCATATGAGCATGTATGAAGCTCCTGAAGAGTTAATTCAGGTCATTAAGCAATTTATGGCTGGATTATCGAAGTAATCAGTTCCATTCCACCAAACCCCTGCCTTGTCCCTTTGGGATAGACAGGGGTTTTGCTGTATTCATGGCCAGAGCATAGCCGCGCGCGTCTGTTTTTGGCTTTTTGTCATGGCATGAATTAAAATAACTAGAATAGGACGATATGAGATGAGAACGATTAGATGTATAGGGTCGAATGATGAGGGGGCATACAGCATGTTCAGAAAAGATTATCTGCTCCGCATGATGGAGGAAATGACGGAAGCCATTGGCAAAGTGTTCACGCTCAAACAGCAGCGCAAGCACACCGAGGCTTTGTCCGAACTGGATGAGCTGATGCGCAGGCAGTTTGGGTTGAACTTGTCTCTACTGAACTCCATGCCCGCAGAGGATGTTATTGAAATGTTCCGTTTTCGCGGAATGATTGAGGTAGACAATCTGCAGCAAGCCGCGAGGCTGATTGAAGAAGAGGCCTATATTTATCAAGAGAAGGCCAAGGTGGAAGGCATTGATGATCAGGAGAGAATGGACGCAGAGGATGAGGCTGTCATACGACTGATGAGATCACTTCATTTTTATCTGTATGCATTGAATCATGGCGCGAATCCCCAGTTATTGAATGCACCGGAACGGGTGGAGGGTGTTCTAGGGCTTACGAAGGAATATGAACTTCCTGCTCGAACCGAAAAACAGCTTGCCCTCTATCATGAACAACAGGGACGTTATGACCAGGCAGAGAATTGTTGGTACAGGCTGCTCCAGCTTGGGGCGGAATTCCCGGTGAGCTACCGTGATGATGTACAGGCGTTCTATGAAAGGTTGAGCCAACTCACGGATGAACAACTGGAGCAGGGCGGTCTGCCACGGAACGAAGTTGAAGAGGGGTTAGCTGAACTGAGCCGTCAAGAAATGAACTCATAACACTCCGATTGGATCAAGGCTTGATACATGCCTTTACTTGGAGAGGGAACGGAATTGTGGTATGGTAACGGATGACCAAACCAAACCGAAAGTGAGATGTACCCCGTGGATTCATTGCGAAAGCTTATACAAGACATCTTTGAGCAGAATTCGCTGATTACAGCGACCTGGAGCCAGCTGCGCAGACGGGACAATGTCTCGTATACCAAAGTGCAAGTCAAGCCGGTGACCCTGAAGAATCAGCTGCATTATCAATTTGCATATCATTATAACAACAAAGTGCTGCACGAGAATTTGACTCCGGCTGAAGCGGTTGAGCGCATGACTTTGCTATGTGAAGAGACGTTTCGTCAAGGCCTGCTCTGTACGACCGAGGCAGACTATCAAATTTTGATCAGCAAAAAATATAAAGTATCCATTTTGACCAAATCTGCGTCCAAGACTGCGGTGGATCTATCGCATAATCGCAAGAAGCAATATGTATTGGAAGAGGGAGTGCCTGTCTCGTTCCTTGTTGAACTTGGCATTATGAACGAAGCAGGTCGTGTACTGGCCCGCAAGTATGACAAGTTCAGACAGATCAACCGTTTCCTCGAAATGGTGCAGGATGTTATTCCGCATCTGCCGGAGGGACGCCCGCTGACCATCGTTGATTTTGGTTGTGGCAAATCTTATCTGACCTTTGCGTTATATCATTATCTGTCTGTACAACAGCGACGTTCACTCAAGATTATTGGGTTGGACTTAAAGGCAGATGTTATTGAACACTGTAATGATCTGGCTAATCGATTGCATTATGGCGATCTGAAGTTTCTGGCTGGAGACATCGCGGACTACGACGAATTGAACGAAGTGGATATGGTTGTCACGCTGCATGCCTGTGATACAGCTACCGATGCAGCTTTGGAGAAGGCCGTTCGTTGGGGAGCTTCAGTGATTCTGTCTGTTCCTTGCTGTCAGCATGAACTGTTTGAGCAAGTTGAATCTTCCGTTATGAATCCTTTGTTGTCCCATGGCATTCTCAAGGAACGTTTTTCCGCACTGGCTACGGATGGGATTCGTGCCAAGCTGCTTGATCTGATGGGATACAAGACACAATTACTTGAATTCATCGATATGGAGAATACGCCCAAAAACATATTAATTCGTGCTGTTCGCGGTCAGGCGGGTGAAGTGACGGAGATGTGGAATGAATACACGGCGTTCCGTGATTTTATTCATGCCGATCCCTATTTGGAGCGGGCTTGTGCGGATTTGCTTCCTGGCGATGGCAAGCAGGCCAGCAAGGAATCGAAAACGAGCAAAGAAACTGTTCAAGATTCCGCGAATTGCGACCTTTGCTGAGTGTGCCAATGTAAATCCAGGGACATACTGCAATTAGGGTCCCTGAAGGTAAACTTCAATAATATGCACATGCTTCGTAGCAAGCAATATCATAACTGTCAAATATGTATCAGACAGAAGGACCTGTAATCGGGACCTTCTGTCTTTTTGTTTTTGTTTTGGATATGGCTACGGAGCAGAGTAAGGAAGGAGGGTGGATAGGGATGGAGAATAGGTCAATGGATAAGGGAGTTATAAGGTATAAACGAAGTCATGCGGCGAATGAGGAAATGATGGAACGGGCAATTGAGGGGGTTCGCCATGCAGATGATACAGCATATGTAGATACCATGGATTTAGATAATGGGGGCAGTAGGGATGGCAGGGACAGTAAGGTCTATAGAGACAGTAGATATGATAGGGAAGGTACATACAATAGGGGAGATACATACAAAAAAGATGAGACATATTATTTAGATGATACATATGATTCAACAAATGGAGCTATGCAAACGGAGGGGGCAGGCAGTTCTTCTCGAAGTTTGAGGAATGAATATTATTCACGGTCGGGATGGACCGGGGCAGTGGGCATACTCTCCATTGTCTTGCTGCTTGCAGGGTGTCTGCGTCGGGGATTGTACTATTCAACCGATCTGTATCCTGTCCTTCTGGTCGCAACAGGAAGCACCTTGATCATGATTGTGCTATTTCTTGCCATTTTTCATTCAGGGAAAGAGAAAGGGCAAGGGCAAGGGAGAAAGCAAGTACCCCTGTCACAGGTATATTGGCCAGGGAACCATGAACGAATGGTTGGTCGAATGATCTACATCCCGGGAATGTGGCGGGTGTTGTGGCCGCTGGGCATGATGACTTGTTTTGGATTACATGCATGGGCAGGCTCGGTGAGCAAACAGGGCAGCATGGATGAGATGCTGCGATGGAGCATGCTCGCGCTGTTTGCACTGCTTACCGCAATCCTGGCGGCACGAACGGATGGTGCACGTTGGTTCGTCTGCGGGTGGCAGATGGCAGGCGGATTGCTTGTACTAAGCGGCATTCTTGCCGTGTGCGGCGTATTGCCGCTGCCTTTCGGGGTGATGCGGACCGCTGACCCCGAGATCAGCTCCGCCGGAGCCCGGCTCGGCGGATTATTGCAGTACCCTAATGCGTACGGTGCCATAATTGGCATGTACGCAGTGGAGCGGCTGACAGCCGCCGCGCGAGCTCATAGCCCGGCCTGTGTCGGCCGGGCGACTCATCGCGGCAGTGCTGCCGCTCATGCCCGCGCAAGCTGCGCTCCTGCTGAGCGAG
Protein-coding sequences here:
- a CDS encoding phosphatase PAP2 family protein, encoding MPRKMSTPSSPGSNHGMLLRPLLNWSLAGMVISALVVFILAGLGAWLGDDSIIRLDDQIQQLFYLNSDSRLYLFPYTAFLTALGSFKISAVAAGGFALLFFMQRSPRFVIYGYAILGSFAMMWILNTLLKEFFRRSRPELDHLLVVHGYSFPSGHAMISMGFYGMLFVIWAMEQQRHKSSGVWLPVLCGIIFIVLIGLSRIMLGVHYPTDVFAGFAAGLAWIFCMIKSIKASG
- a CDS encoding asparaginase codes for the protein MESALLIKEYRAGVVECAHYGHISITDEHGRIVYSAGDPHFRAFTRSSAKPFQAIPGIRAGIASHYGLSAQEIAIMSSSHRSEPEHIRVLEELSGKIGLGEECLICAPSYPLNEESRNQWIRGQGEKRRILHNCSGKHLGILGIVR
- a CDS encoding asparaginase, translated to MKQADLGSYAEPDHPVQREILETFADLAGIEEKEIKLGTDGCGFPVFSLPLSALSNAYLKLACPDLIADPSTRTAVETITSAMNEHPLMVGGTERVDSVLLEDNNIVAKGGFKGVFGFGLKKERLGITFKVLDGSEEEWAYITQSILKQIGYSNERTIARLSEVFPSDIRNDEGTLVGHADSEFILHSLEDSV
- a CDS encoding pirin family protein; the protein is MIKVVTSEERHTSDRGWIHSEFSFSFADYDDPSNAHFGCLLAHNENTLMPQEGFKKHPHHDLELVSYVISGTLKHTDSMGTEQLLEPGTVQVMSAGTGVEHSETNPSADEPVRFLQMWFLPSERMLKPSYTNRRIEPQEHLNRLCPIVSGQGGEGTEGALPISQDVTCYLSHLESGKKLMYPQHEDRRTHLFLISGHVEIQCSDGNFNLKPGDAARIRKSCDLQITSTGSEPAEFVLVDLP
- a CDS encoding DUF1128 domain-containing protein, with translation MDLTQATAANMEYMIEAIKTKLRMASGAAMQASSFPLEKYEDLFDLYEMILSKEHLSISEVEAVASELGNLRKS
- a CDS encoding DUF1256 domain-containing protein; translation: MAAYKREMVRHQGREFRKGVPAESLVLFFKNILQLHAPDEITFVCIGTDRSTGDALGPLTGSLLQENGIGNVMGTLSSPCDADTLEKQLALIPVQHAIIAIDACLGPKHAVGTYYLSNNPLVPAQSVGGKLPLSDSTV
- a CDS encoding DUF6483 family protein, whose translation is MFRKDYLLRMMEEMTEAIGKVFTLKQQRKHTEALSELDELMRRQFGLNLSLLNSMPAEDVIEMFRFRGMIEVDNLQQAARLIEEEAYIYQEKAKVEGIDDQERMDAEDEAVIRLMRSLHFYLYALNHGANPQLLNAPERVEGVLGLTKEYELPARTEKQLALYHEQQGRYDQAENCWYRLLQLGAEFPVSYRDDVQAFYERLSQLTDEQLEQGGLPRNEVEEGLAELSRQEMNS
- a CDS encoding SAM-dependent methyltransferase, producing MYPVDSLRKLIQDIFEQNSLITATWSQLRRRDNVSYTKVQVKPVTLKNQLHYQFAYHYNNKVLHENLTPAEAVERMTLLCEETFRQGLLCTTEADYQILISKKYKVSILTKSASKTAVDLSHNRKKQYVLEEGVPVSFLVELGIMNEAGRVLARKYDKFRQINRFLEMVQDVIPHLPEGRPLTIVDFGCGKSYLTFALYHYLSVQQRRSLKIIGLDLKADVIEHCNDLANRLHYGDLKFLAGDIADYDELNEVDMVVTLHACDTATDAALEKAVRWGASVILSVPCCQHELFEQVESSVMNPLLSHGILKERFSALATDGIRAKLLDLMGYKTQLLEFIDMENTPKNILIRAVRGQAGEVTEMWNEYTAFRDFIHADPYLERACADLLPGDGKQASKESKTSKETVQDSANCDLC